A section of the Clostridium felsineum DSM 794 genome encodes:
- the rplE gene encoding 50S ribosomal protein L5 translates to MVPRLKEKYEKEVIPALMEKFQYKNIMEVPKLEKIVINMGVGEAKENQKVLESAVADMQLISGQKPILTRAKKSVANFKIRENMPIGCKVTLRKSKMFEFADKLMNVALPRVRDFRGVSSKSFDGRGNYALGIKEQLIFPEVEYDKIDKVRGMDVIFVTNAKTDEEARELLRFLGMPFAQ, encoded by the coding sequence ATGGTTCCAAGACTTAAAGAAAAATATGAAAAAGAAGTTATTCCAGCATTAATGGAAAAATTTCAATATAAAAATATAATGGAAGTTCCAAAGCTTGAGAAAATAGTTATAAACATGGGCGTTGGAGAAGCTAAGGAAAATCAAAAAGTTTTAGAATCAGCTGTTGCTGATATGCAATTAATATCAGGTCAAAAGCCTATTTTAACAAGAGCAAAAAAGTCAGTAGCTAATTTTAAAATAAGAGAGAATATGCCTATAGGTTGCAAGGTTACATTAAGAAAAAGTAAAATGTTCGAGTTTGCAGACAAATTAATGAATGTAGCTTTACCTAGAGTTAGAGATTTCAGAGGAGTATCAAGTAAATCCTTTGATGGAAGAGGAAATTATGCGTTAGGAATAAAAGAACAATTAATATTCCCAGAAGTAGAGTATGATAAAATTGACAAAGTTAGAGGTATGGATGTAATCTTTGTTACAAATGCGAAGACAGATGAAGAAGCAAGAGAATTATTAAGATTCCTTGGTATGCCATTTGCTCAATAA
- a CDS encoding type Z 30S ribosomal protein S14 produces MARKALIEKWKKEPKYSTRAYTRCKICGRPHSVLKKYGICRICFRELAYKGEIPGCKKASW; encoded by the coding sequence ATGGCACGTAAAGCTTTGATAGAAAAGTGGAAAAAAGAACCTAAGTATTCAACAAGAGCTTATACAAGATGCAAAATTTGTGGAAGACCACATAGTGTATTAAAAAAATATGGAATTTGCCGTATTTGTTTTAGAGAACTTGCGTATAAAGGTGAAATACCTGGATGCAAGAAAGCAAGCTGGTAG
- the rpsH gene encoding 30S ribosomal protein S8, whose amino-acid sequence MVMTDPIADLLTRIRNANVVRHGVVDLPSSKIKKAIANILLQEGYLKDIEEYNDGVVPMLRLSMKYGKGKERIVTGLKRISKPGLRVYCRKEEIPKVLNGLGIAIISTSKGIVTDKEARKLGLGGEVLCYVW is encoded by the coding sequence ATGGTTATGACAGATCCAATAGCAGATTTACTAACTCGTATAAGAAATGCTAATGTTGTTAGACATGGAGTGGTTGATTTACCTTCTTCTAAAATTAAGAAGGCAATAGCAAACATATTGCTTCAGGAAGGTTACTTAAAAGATATAGAGGAGTACAATGACGGAGTTGTACCAATGTTAAGATTATCCATGAAATATGGAAAAGGAAAAGAAAGAATAGTTACTGGTTTAAAGAGAATATCAAAACCAGGATTAAGAGTTTATTGCAGAAAGGAAGAAATTCCTAAAGTATTAAACGGACTTGGAATAGCAATCATATCTACATCCAAGGGAATAGTTACTGATAAAGAAGCTAGGAAATTAGGATTAGGTGGCGAAGTACTTTGCTACGTTTGGTAG
- the rplF gene encoding 50S ribosomal protein L6: MSRVGKQPVEIPSSVTVTVTPDNVVTVKGAKGQLEKAMHKDIKIAVEDNKVVVTRPSDDKNHRALHGLTRALINNMVVGVTDGFSKTLQLVGVGYKAQLKGKSLILNLGYSHPIEVASVEGVTFETPDANTVVVKGIDKELVGSVAADIRTFRKPEPYKGKGIKYSDEVIRRKEGKTGK; encoded by the coding sequence ATGTCAAGAGTTGGTAAGCAGCCAGTTGAGATACCTAGCAGCGTAACTGTTACAGTAACACCAGACAACGTTGTTACTGTAAAAGGAGCTAAGGGTCAATTAGAAAAGGCTATGCATAAAGATATAAAAATTGCAGTTGAAGATAATAAAGTTGTGGTTACAAGACCTAGTGATGACAAAAACCACAGAGCACTTCATGGATTAACAAGAGCGTTAATCAATAATATGGTTGTAGGTGTTACAGATGGTTTTTCAAAAACTTTACAATTAGTTGGTGTTGGATATAAAGCTCAACTTAAAGGTAAAAGTTTAATATTAAATCTTGGATACTCACATCCAATTGAAGTTGCAAGCGTTGAAGGAGTAACTTTTGAAACTCCAGATGCAAACACAGTTGTTGTAAAAGGAATCGATAAGGAATTAGTTGGATCCGTAGCAGCTGATATAAGAACATTTAGAAAACCTGAACCATATAAGGGTAAGGGAATTAAATATAGTGATGAAGTTATAAGACGTAAGGAAGGTAAAACTGGTAAGTAG
- the rplR gene encoding 50S ribosomal protein L18, whose translation MLNKVQSRRRRHLRVRNKISGTPVRPRLAVYRSEKNIYAQVIDDVNGTTLVSASTLDKDFSVKAGSNKEAAKLVGETVAKKALDKGIKQVVFDRGGYIYHGRIKELADGAREAGLEF comes from the coding sequence GTGTTAAACAAGGTTCAATCAAGAAGAAGACGTCACTTGAGAGTACGTAATAAAATTTCTGGTACTCCTGTAAGACCAAGACTTGCAGTATATAGAAGTGAAAAAAATATATATGCACAAGTTATTGATGATGTGAACGGTACTACATTAGTTTCAGCATCAACTTTAGACAAAGATTTCTCAGTTAAAGCTGGAAGCAATAAAGAAGCTGCTAAACTTGTAGGAGAAACAGTTGCTAAAAAAGCTTTGGATAAAGGAATAAAGCAGGTTGTTTTTGATAGAGGTGGATACATATATCACGGAAGAATCAAAGAACTTGCTGATGGAGCAAGAGAAGCTGGATTAGAGTTCTAA
- the rpsE gene encoding 30S ribosomal protein S5, which translates to MRIDPSTLDLKEKVVFINRVAKVVKGGRNFRFSALVVVGDENGHVGVGTGKSAEIPEAIRKGIEDAKKNLVEVAIVGTTVPHEIYGEFGTGRVLIMPASEGTGVIAGGPVRAVLELAGLQDVRAKSLGSNNPRNMVNATINGLSRLRTVEQIAALRGKTVEEILG; encoded by the coding sequence ATGAGAATAGATCCTAGCACGTTAGATCTTAAAGAAAAGGTTGTATTTATAAACAGAGTAGCTAAGGTTGTTAAAGGTGGTAGAAATTTCAGATTCAGTGCGTTAGTAGTAGTTGGAGATGAAAATGGTCACGTTGGAGTTGGTACTGGAAAATCAGCTGAAATACCAGAAGCTATAAGAAAAGGTATCGAAGATGCTAAGAAAAACTTAGTTGAAGTTGCAATTGTTGGAACAACAGTTCCTCATGAAATATATGGAGAATTCGGTACAGGAAGAGTTTTAATAATGCCTGCTTCAGAAGGAACAGGAGTTATAGCCGGTGGTCCTGTTAGAGCTGTACTAGAATTAGCTGGATTACAAGACGTAAGAGCTAAATCATTAGGCTCAAACAACCCAAGAAATATGGTTAATGCAACAATTAATGGTTTATCAAGATTAAGGACTGTTGAACAAATAGCTGCCTTAAGAGGAAAAACTGTTGAGGAAATTTTAGGATAG
- the rpmD gene encoding 50S ribosomal protein L30 — protein sequence MAKISVTLKKSLIGRKKDHIATVHALGLKKIGRTVEHEDTPQIRGMIKKVDYLLEIK from the coding sequence ATGGCTAAAATTTCAGTAACATTAAAGAAAAGTTTAATTGGAAGAAAAAAAGATCATATAGCTACAGTTCATGCTCTTGGACTAAAAAAAATAGGTCGTACAGTAGAACATGAAGATACTCCTCAAATTAGAGGTATGATCAAGAAAGTTGATTATCTTTTAGAGATAAAATAA
- the rplO gene encoding 50S ribosomal protein L15, whose translation MKLHELKPAAGSRKSPKRVGRGTGSGLGRNAGKGEKGQNARSGGGVRPGFEGGQMPLYRRLPKRGFTNIFAKTITAVNVDRLNIFEDGTEVTIDALIGKGIIKKVNDGVKILGNGELKKKLVVKVNKYSKSAAEKIEAAGGKAEVI comes from the coding sequence ATGAAACTTCATGAATTGAAACCTGCAGCAGGATCAAGAAAATCTCCTAAAAGAGTTGGAAGAGGTACTGGTTCTGGCTTAGGCAGAAATGCAGGAAAAGGAGAAAAAGGTCAAAATGCAAGAAGTGGTGGCGGAGTAAGACCAGGCTTTGAAGGCGGTCAAATGCCATTATACAGAAGATTACCTAAAAGAGGATTTACAAATATATTTGCTAAAACAATCACAGCAGTAAATGTAGATAGATTAAATATTTTTGAAGATGGAACAGAAGTAACAATTGATGCGCTGATAGGAAAAGGAATAATTAAAAAAGTTAACGATGGAGTTAAGATTTTAGGTAACGGAGAACTCAAAAAGAAATTAGTAGTTAAAGTTAATAAATATTCCAAATCAGCAGCTGAAAAAATAGAGGCGGCTGGGGGAAAAGCTGAGGTGATATAA
- the secY gene encoding preprotein translocase subunit SecY, with product MLSTLRNAWKVPELRKRMLFTIAMVLIFRMGNYIPISGVDASKILNLTNQSGSLFGLYNMMTGGAFSQFSIFAMGVIPYINASIIMQLLTVAVPSLEQLSKEGEEGRKKIQKITRYLSVPLAALQSLTFYAVIRSAGAMQTNSKLSVFLIILTLTAASTFLMWLGDQITDKGIGNGASLIIFVNIISRFPATVYNVYKLQSADTINIVEIVVVAVVACALFVAVVVASLAERRIPVQYAGKAVAGKVARKQSSHIPINMNASCIIAIIFAISVMMFPTTIAQFWPTAKITKFLTGSEYSPFKQNTIPYMLLYFVLILFFTWFYTQITFKPEEMSENIHKSSGFIPGIRPGEPTTRFIERVLDKVSILGGLFASVIAIAPMIAEYNGSFQGIHFASTGLLIVVGVALENLRIMQSQLTMRHYHGFLNE from the coding sequence ATGTTATCAACCTTACGTAATGCTTGGAAAGTTCCAGAATTAAGGAAAAGAATGTTATTTACAATTGCGATGGTTTTGATTTTCAGAATGGGAAATTATATTCCTATTTCCGGAGTTGATGCATCAAAAATATTGAATTTAACAAATCAATCAGGCTCTCTTTTCGGACTTTATAATATGATGACTGGAGGAGCTTTTAGCCAATTTAGTATATTTGCTATGGGTGTTATTCCATACATTAATGCATCTATAATAATGCAATTACTTACAGTAGCAGTTCCTTCTCTTGAACAACTTTCAAAAGAAGGTGAAGAAGGAAGAAAAAAGATACAAAAGATTACAAGGTATCTTTCAGTTCCTTTAGCGGCACTTCAATCACTTACATTTTATGCAGTAATAAGAAGTGCTGGAGCAATGCAAACCAATTCTAAACTTAGTGTGTTTTTGATAATATTAACACTTACTGCGGCATCTACATTCTTAATGTGGTTGGGCGATCAGATAACTGATAAAGGAATAGGAAATGGTGCATCGCTTATAATATTTGTAAATATTATATCTAGGTTCCCAGCAACCGTTTATAATGTATACAAATTACAATCGGCTGATACTATAAATATAGTTGAAATTGTTGTTGTTGCAGTTGTAGCATGTGCTTTATTTGTTGCAGTTGTTGTAGCAAGTTTAGCAGAGAGAAGAATACCTGTACAATATGCGGGAAAAGCAGTTGCAGGAAAGGTTGCCAGAAAGCAATCTTCTCATATTCCTATTAATATGAATGCATCGTGCATTATAGCAATAATATTTGCTATATCAGTTATGATGTTTCCTACAACAATAGCTCAATTTTGGCCTACAGCTAAAATTACTAAATTTTTAACTGGAAGCGAGTATAGTCCATTTAAACAAAATACAATACCATATATGTTATTGTACTTTGTATTGATATTATTCTTTACATGGTTTTATACTCAAATAACATTTAAACCAGAAGAAATGTCTGAAAACATCCATAAATCTTCAGGTTTTATTCCGGGAATAAGACCAGGTGAACCTACAACTAGATTTATAGAAAGAGTGCTTGATAAAGTGTCAATTTTAGGTGGATTGTTTGCCTCAGTTATAGCGATAGCGCCTATGATAGCTGAATATAACGGCTCATTTCAAGGCATACATTTTGCAAGTACTGGATTATTGATTGTAGTAGGAGTTGCACTAGAAAATCTAAGGATCATGCAGTCACAATTGACAATGAGACATTATCACGGATTTTTAAATGAATAA
- a CDS encoding adenylate kinase, which produces MKIILLGPPGAGKGTQAKLISNEFSIPHISTGDIFRANISEKTELGMKAKGYMDKGLLVPDELTIDIVKDRIAKDDCKNGFLLDGFPRTVHQAEALDEFLVNRKEKIDCALLIDVPREKIFNRMTGRRICTKCGASYHIEYNPTKVEGKCDLCGSPVVQRKDDSEETVKERLDVYDRQTEPLVVYYKNEAVLKSVDGTQDINKVFEDIRNVLGEI; this is translated from the coding sequence ATGAAAATAATTTTATTAGGTCCTCCAGGTGCAGGAAAGGGAACTCAAGCAAAGTTAATAAGCAATGAATTCTCAATCCCGCACATATCAACAGGTGATATATTTAGAGCTAATATAAGTGAAAAAACAGAACTTGGAATGAAGGCAAAAGGATACATGGATAAAGGTCTTCTTGTTCCAGATGAATTAACTATAGATATAGTTAAAGATAGAATAGCTAAAGATGACTGCAAAAATGGATTTTTACTAGATGGTTTTCCAAGGACAGTTCATCAAGCAGAAGCCCTTGATGAGTTTCTTGTAAACAGAAAAGAAAAAATCGATTGTGCATTATTAATAGATGTTCCAAGAGAAAAAATATTTAATAGAATGACAGGAAGAAGAATTTGTACTAAATGTGGAGCTAGTTATCACATAGAATATAATCCAACTAAGGTTGAAGGTAAATGTGACCTCTGTGGAAGTCCTGTAGTTCAAAGGAAAGATGATTCAGAGGAAACAGTTAAAGAAAGATTAGATGTTTATGATAGACAGACTGAACCACTTGTAGTATATTATAAAAATGAAGCGGTTCTTAAATCAGTTGATGGTACTCAGGATATAAACAAAGTTTTTGAAGATATTAGAAATGTCTTAGGAGAGATATAA
- the map gene encoding type I methionyl aminopeptidase yields the protein MIIIKNDTEIEYMRQAGKLVGETLNMLEEAAKPGVTTADLDTLAENFIKKYNAIPSFKGYGGFPASICTSINEEVIHGIPSKNRVLHEGDIISVDCGAILNGYQGDAARTFAIGKVSEEAAQLIKVTKESFFKGVEKAVVGNRLTDISHTIQEYVESFGYGVVRDYVGHGIGKEMHEDPEVPNYGRPGRGPKLVHGMVLAIEPMVDVGTYMVKTQSNDWTVVTKDGSLAAHYENTVAILDNGPEILTLCE from the coding sequence ATGATAATAATTAAAAACGATACTGAAATTGAGTATATGAGGCAGGCAGGAAAGCTAGTTGGTGAAACACTTAACATGCTTGAGGAAGCTGCAAAACCTGGCGTAACAACTGCAGATTTAGATACTTTAGCTGAAAATTTTATAAAAAAGTACAATGCAATTCCTTCATTTAAAGGATATGGTGGTTTTCCAGCATCAATATGTACATCAATAAATGAAGAAGTTATACATGGCATACCATCTAAGAATAGAGTTCTACATGAAGGTGATATTATAAGTGTAGATTGTGGAGCCATATTAAATGGATACCAAGGGGATGCTGCTAGAACTTTTGCTATTGGAAAGGTATCAGAAGAAGCTGCACAACTTATAAAAGTAACAAAAGAGAGCTTTTTTAAGGGTGTAGAAAAAGCTGTTGTCGGAAACAGGCTTACAGATATATCACACACTATTCAAGAATATGTTGAAAGTTTTGGATATGGTGTAGTTAGAGATTATGTGGGTCATGGAATAGGAAAAGAAATGCATGAGGATCCTGAAGTACCTAATTATGGTAGACCTGGTAGAGGACCAAAGCTTGTTCATGGAATGGTATTAGCAATTGAACCAATGGTTGATGTTGGAACTTATATGGTGAAAACACAGAGTAATGATTGGACTGTAGTAACTAAAGATGGTAGCTTAGCTGCTCATTATGAAAATACAGTTGCTATATTGGATAACGGACCTGAAATACTGACTTTGTGTGAATAA
- a CDS encoding KOW domain-containing RNA-binding protein, protein MNENYLGKVVCSKAGRDKDGCFIIVRVIDDKYVYISDGDLRKVEKPKRKKLKHLSITDMVCEDVRDKLKSNYPISNSAIRKFLESVCTSKEV, encoded by the coding sequence ATGAATGAAAATTATCTTGGTAAGGTAGTTTGTTCAAAAGCCGGAAGAGATAAAGATGGTTGTTTTATAATTGTTAGAGTAATTGATGATAAGTATGTGTATATTTCTGATGGTGATTTGAGAAAAGTTGAAAAACCTAAAAGGAAAAAGCTGAAACACCTATCCATTACAGATATGGTTTGTGAGGATGTAAGAGATAAACTCAAATCCAATTATCCTATAAGTAATTCAGCCATCAGAAAATTTCTTGAGTCAGTATGTACCAGTAAGGAGGTTTGA
- the infA gene encoding translation initiation factor IF-1, translating into MSKEDVIEMQGTVLESLPNAMFEVELESGQKILAHISGKLRMNFIRILPGDKVTVELSPYDLTRGRITWRAK; encoded by the coding sequence ATGTCAAAAGAAGATGTAATTGAAATGCAGGGTACGGTTTTAGAATCTTTACCCAATGCAATGTTTGAAGTTGAACTTGAAAGTGGTCAAAAAATATTGGCACATATTTCAGGTAAACTCAGGATGAACTTTATAAGAATATTGCCCGGAGATAAAGTAACAGTTGAGCTTTCACCATATGATTTAACTCGTGGAAGAATCACCTGGAGGGCAAAGTAA
- the rpmJ gene encoding 50S ribosomal protein L36, with protein sequence MKVRPSVKPICEKCKVIKRKGKVMVICENPKHKQKQG encoded by the coding sequence ATGAAAGTAAGACCATCAGTTAAACCGATTTGCGAAAAATGTAAGGTCATAAAAAGAAAAGGCAAAGTAATGGTTATATGCGAAAATCCTAAGCATAAACAAAAACAGGGTTAA
- the rpsM gene encoding 30S ribosomal protein S13 encodes MARIAGIDLPKEKRVEIGLTYIYGIGLTSSKKIIKATNVNPETRVKDLTEEEVNALRDYINKNFKIEGDLRREVALNIKRLVEIGCYRGIRHRRGLPVRGQKTKTNARTRKGPKKAVASKKKK; translated from the coding sequence ATGGCGAGAATAGCCGGTATTGACCTACCAAAAGAAAAAAGAGTTGAAATAGGTCTAACTTATATATATGGTATAGGACTAACAAGTTCAAAAAAGATAATTAAAGCTACAAATGTTAATCCAGAAACAAGAGTTAAGGATTTAACTGAAGAAGAAGTTAATGCATTAAGAGATTATATAAATAAGAACTTCAAAATCGAAGGTGATTTGAGAAGAGAAGTTGCTTTAAATATAAAGAGATTAGTTGAAATTGGATGTTATAGAGGAATAAGACATAGAAGAGGACTTCCAGTTAGAGGACAAAAAACTAAAACAAATGCAAGAACAAGAAAAGGTCCAAAGAAGGCAGTTGCTTCTAAGAAGAAAAAATAG
- the rpsK gene encoding 30S ribosomal protein S11: MAVQKNKKTRRRKEKKNIEHGCAHIKSTFNNSIVTITDVNGNALSWSSAGGLGFKGSRKSTPFAAQMAAETAAKTAMEHGLKSVDVFVKGPGSGREAAIRSLQAAGLEVTLIKDVTPIPHNGCRPPKRRRV; the protein is encoded by the coding sequence ATGGCTGTACAAAAAAATAAGAAAACTAGAAGAAGAAAAGAGAAAAAAAATATAGAGCACGGTTGTGCACATATTAAATCAACTTTTAATAATTCTATAGTAACTATAACTGATGTTAATGGAAATGCTTTATCATGGTCAAGTGCCGGTGGATTAGGTTTTAAAGGATCAAGAAAAAGCACTCCTTTTGCTGCTCAAATGGCTGCTGAGACAGCTGCAAAGACAGCTATGGAACATGGACTTAAGAGTGTTGATGTGTTCGTAAAAGGACCAGGATCAGGAAGAGAAGCTGCTATAAGATCATTACAGGCTGCAGGATTAGAAGTTACATTGATAAAAGATGTTACTCCAATACCACACAATGGCTGCAGACCACCAAAAAGAAGAAGAGTTTAG
- the rpsD gene encoding 30S ribosomal protein S4 — protein MARYTGAVCRLCRREGLKLFLKGDRCYTDKCAFTRRGYAPGVHGQSRKKVSNYGLQLREKQKAKRIYGVLEKQFRIYYKRAERIKGISGENLLKLLELRLDNVAYKLGYGSSRKEARQLVTHGHFLVNGKKVDIPSYTLKVNEVVAVCEKSRGTEKFKTFAENPKTLPSWIEANYDNFEAKIVAEPNREDIDTPIKETLIVELYSK, from the coding sequence ATGGCTAGATATACTGGAGCTGTATGCAGATTATGCAGAAGAGAAGGTTTGAAATTATTCCTTAAGGGTGACAGATGCTATACAGATAAGTGTGCATTTACAAGAAGAGGCTATGCCCCTGGAGTACACGGACAAAGCAGGAAGAAGGTTTCAAACTACGGATTACAATTAAGAGAAAAACAAAAAGCAAAAAGAATATATGGAGTTCTTGAAAAACAATTTAGAATATACTATAAAAGAGCTGAAAGAATTAAAGGAATATCAGGTGAAAACCTACTTAAGCTTTTAGAATTAAGACTTGATAACGTAGCTTATAAATTAGGCTATGGTAGTTCAAGAAAAGAAGCAAGACAATTAGTTACTCATGGACATTTTCTTGTAAATGGAAAGAAAGTAGATATACCTTCATATACATTAAAAGTTAATGAAGTAGTAGCTGTTTGTGAAAAGAGTAGAGGAACTGAAAAATTCAAGACTTTTGCAGAAAATCCTAAGACTTTACCATCATGGATTGAAGCAAACTATGATAATTTTGAAGCGAAAATAGTTGCAGAGCCAAATAGAGAGGATATAGATACTCCAATTAAAGAGACATTGATCGTTGAGTTATATAGTAAGTAA
- a CDS encoding DNA-directed RNA polymerase subunit alpha has protein sequence MLEIEKPKIECVESTEDGSYGRFVVEPLERGYGITLGNSLRRILLSSLPGVAANSVRIEGVLHEFSTVKGVKEDVTELILNIKALCLKMEGEDSKVIYIDAHGPGEVTGADIRTDGSVEVINKDLHIATLDDDGKLYMEIEVNRGRGYVTQNKNKRDDMPIGTIAVDSIYSPIKRVNFTVENTRVAQITDYDKLTIEVWGNGTIRPEEAISLAAKILIEHFKLFMTLTDHADDMEIMVEKEEDKKEKVLEMTIEELDLSVRSYNCLKRAGINTVQELTQRSMEDMMKVRNLGRKSLEEVEQKLKALGLSLKLNDE, from the coding sequence ATGTTGGAAATAGAAAAACCTAAAATAGAATGTGTTGAGTCTACAGAAGATGGTTCCTACGGCAGATTTGTTGTAGAACCTCTTGAAAGAGGATATGGAATTACCCTTGGTAATTCATTGAGAAGAATACTTCTTTCATCATTACCAGGAGTTGCTGCTAATTCAGTAAGAATTGAGGGAGTACTTCATGAGTTTTCAACTGTTAAAGGAGTAAAAGAAGACGTTACAGAATTGATACTTAACATTAAAGCGTTATGCCTCAAAATGGAAGGTGAAGATTCTAAGGTAATATATATAGATGCACATGGACCTGGAGAGGTTACAGGTGCAGATATAAGAACTGATGGATCGGTAGAAGTTATAAACAAAGATTTACATATAGCAACTCTCGATGATGATGGAAAGTTATATATGGAAATTGAAGTTAATAGAGGCAGAGGTTATGTTACTCAGAATAAAAATAAAAGAGATGACATGCCGATAGGAACAATAGCAGTTGATTCAATATATTCTCCAATCAAAAGAGTAAATTTCACTGTTGAAAATACAAGAGTTGCTCAAATAACTGATTACGACAAACTAACCATAGAAGTATGGGGCAATGGTACTATAAGACCAGAGGAAGCAATTAGTTTGGCAGCAAAAATACTTATAGAGCATTTTAAACTATTTATGACTCTTACAGATCATGCAGATGATATGGAGATAATGGTAGAAAAAGAAGAAGATAAGAAAGAGAAAGTCTTAGAAATGACTATTGAAGAGCTTGATCTTTCAGTTAGAAGTTACAATTGCTTAAAGAGAGCAGGAATAAACACTGTTCAAGAATTAACTCAAAGATCCATGGAAGATATGATGAAAGTCAGAAATCTTGGAAGAAAATCTTTAGAAGAAGTTGAACAGAAACTTAAAGCTTTAGGATTATCATTAAAGTTAAATGATGAATAG
- the rplQ gene encoding 50S ribosomal protein L17, with amino-acid sequence MASGYRKLGRPTDQRRAMLRNLVTSFLKHGKIETTVTRAKETRSLAEKMITLAKRGDLHARRQVLSFVTEETVVKKLFDEVAPKYNERNGGYTRMYKMGPRRGDGAEIVILELV; translated from the coding sequence ATGGCATCAGGTTATCGTAAATTAGGTCGTCCTACAGATCAAAGAAGAGCAATGCTTAGAAATCTAGTTACTAGTTTTTTAAAGCATGGTAAAATAGAGACTACTGTAACAAGAGCAAAAGAAACTAGAAGTTTAGCAGAAAAAATGATTACTCTTGCAAAAAGAGGAGATTTACATGCTAGAAGACAAGTTCTTAGCTTTGTAACAGAAGAAACTGTTGTTAAAAAATTATTTGATGAAGTTGCTCCAAAGTACAACGAAAGAAACGGTGGATACACTAGAATGTACAAAATGGGACCAAGAAGAGGCGACGGAGCAGAAATTGTTATACTAGAATTAGTGTAA
- a CDS encoding energy-coupling factor transporter ATPase translates to MCNKMVECKNVVYQYKGEDESKNTTAVNDVTLDVNEGEFLVILGRNGSGKSTLAKHLNGLLLPTDGKVIIDGLDTSNEESIWSIRSKTGMVFQNPDNQIVATIVEEDVAFGPENLGVEPLEIRKRVDDSLKTVGMYQYRRHEPHLLSGGQKQRVAIAGVLAMKPKCIVFDESTAMLDPKGREEVVSTIMDLNKNSHITIILITHYMEEAINADRIVVMDKGKVIKSGKPREVFKDVKTMKEIGLDVPQMTELAYELRKEGIEVKDDILTIDEMVNELCRLK, encoded by the coding sequence ATGTGTAATAAAATGGTGGAGTGTAAAAATGTAGTATATCAATATAAAGGTGAAGATGAATCTAAGAATACCACTGCAGTTAATGATGTTACTTTAGATGTAAATGAAGGAGAATTTTTAGTTATATTAGGAAGAAACGGTTCTGGTAAATCAACACTTGCAAAACATTTAAATGGACTTTTACTGCCAACCGACGGTAAAGTTATAATTGATGGTCTTGATACTTCGAATGAAGAAAGTATATGGAGTATAAGAAGTAAAACTGGTATGGTGTTTCAAAATCCAGATAACCAAATAGTGGCCACTATTGTTGAGGAAGATGTTGCTTTTGGACCTGAAAATTTAGGAGTTGAGCCATTAGAGATAAGAAAAAGAGTAGATGATTCTCTTAAAACTGTTGGTATGTATCAGTATAGGAGACATGAACCACATTTATTATCTGGTGGACAAAAGCAGAGAGTAGCTATTGCAGGTGTTTTAGCAATGAAACCTAAATGCATTGTTTTTGATGAATCTACTGCTATGCTTGATCCAAAAGGAAGAGAAGAAGTAGTAAGTACTATAATGGATTTAAATAAAAACTCACATATAACTATAATTTTAATAACACATTACATGGAAGAAGCAATAAATGCAGATAGAATAGTAGTAATGGACAAAGGGAAAGTTATAAAGAGTGGTAAACCTAGGGAAGTCTTTAAAGATGTAAAGACCATGAAAGAAATCGGTCTTGATGTACCTCAAATGACAGAACTTGCATATGAATTGAGAAAAGAAGGTATTGAGGTTAAGGATGATATACTAACAATAGATGAGATGGTGAATGAATTATGCCGATTAAAATAG